Proteins from one Brevibacillus humidisoli genomic window:
- a CDS encoding CBS domain-containing protein: MKAKQLWSIPVVADDGSFYGALSKRSLFELFEKGLFRGSYEEFIQLPLAEGVDRRVPALTEQHLFEDALPIIVRYPFVPVVDEANHFLGILKRKDVELELESAFGMNIAATRMVIAQYERKGILQEIMSTLVKHDANVVSCISFDSKHHGVRRILTKYKSTESGERIKQDLEQRGFVVTSLLDNH; this comes from the coding sequence ATGAAAGCAAAGCAGCTGTGGAGCATTCCGGTTGTCGCGGATGATGGTTCCTTTTACGGTGCGCTTAGCAAGCGGAGTTTGTTTGAGCTGTTTGAGAAGGGCTTGTTTCGTGGTTCTTATGAGGAGTTTATCCAATTGCCGCTTGCTGAAGGAGTGGATAGACGGGTTCCCGCCCTCACGGAGCAGCATCTGTTTGAAGATGCACTGCCGATCATCGTCCGCTACCCGTTTGTGCCTGTCGTTGACGAAGCAAACCACTTCCTGGGGATCCTGAAGCGGAAAGATGTCGAGCTTGAACTGGAATCGGCGTTCGGCATGAACATCGCTGCCACCCGAATGGTGATTGCCCAATACGAGCGTAAGGGGATTTTACAGGAGATCATGTCCACTTTGGTCAAGCATGACGCCAACGTCGTTTCTTGCATCTCCTTTGACTCCAAACATCACGGGGTGAGGCGCATCTTGACCAAGTACAAATCAACGGAGAGTGGGGAGCGGATCAAGCAGGATTTGGAGCAGCGCGGCTTTGTTGTCACTTCGCTGCTGGACAATCACTGA
- the dat gene encoding D-amino-acid transaminase yields MYYVDGRWVEAAEAYIHPEDRGYQFGDGIYEVFRIYQGKIYQWEAHYTRLARSAKELQIAFPWTSSELQSIAEQLLDKNSITETDDAILYMQVTRGTAPRQHEFPEGLRPILSAFARKKERPRAEMQNGIAAALIPDIRWLRCDIKSLNLLGAAMAKQQAKQQGAFEAILHRDGTVTEGSSSNLFVVKDNVLYTHPANHLILHGITRQIVIALAGTLSLEVREETFDAEFLKQADELFFTGTTVEVMPVVSLDGKPVGSGQVGEVVRKLQEAFEGTIG; encoded by the coding sequence ATGTATTATGTAGACGGTAGATGGGTGGAGGCTGCCGAAGCGTATATCCATCCGGAGGATCGAGGGTATCAGTTTGGAGACGGCATCTACGAGGTGTTTCGCATCTACCAGGGAAAAATATATCAGTGGGAAGCCCATTACACCCGATTGGCAAGAAGCGCCAAAGAACTGCAAATCGCATTCCCTTGGACGAGCAGTGAACTTCAATCGATTGCTGAACAACTTCTGGACAAGAACAGCATCACGGAAACCGACGATGCCATTCTGTATATGCAGGTAACAAGAGGAACTGCTCCCCGGCAGCATGAATTTCCCGAAGGACTGCGTCCGATCCTATCTGCATTTGCCAGGAAGAAGGAACGGCCACGCGCGGAAATGCAAAACGGCATCGCAGCGGCGCTCATTCCCGATATTCGCTGGCTTCGCTGCGACATCAAAAGTTTGAATCTGTTGGGAGCAGCCATGGCCAAACAGCAGGCGAAACAACAAGGGGCCTTCGAAGCGATCTTGCACCGCGACGGAACCGTTACCGAAGGCAGTTCGTCCAACCTTTTTGTCGTAAAGGACAATGTGTTGTACACCCACCCCGCTAACCACCTGATTCTGCACGGCATTACACGGCAGATTGTGATTGCACTGGCCGGAACTCTCTCTTTGGAGGTACGGGAAGAAACGTTCGATGCCGAGTTTTTGAAACAAGCTGATGAATTGTTTTTCACCGGTACGACTGTAGAAGTTATGCCTGTCGTATCGTTAGACGGAAAGCCTGTAGGAAGTGGGCAGGTCGGAGAGGTTGTCCGCAAGCTGCAGGAGGCATTTGAAGGTACGATTGGCTAA
- a CDS encoding lipoate--protein ligase family protein, protein MEQWRYVLTKAMSPEMNMAVDEAILTLHSEGKVPPTVRFYTWEPATLSIGYFQKAEKEIDTTAVKQLGLGFVRRPTGGRAVLHDQELTYSVIVSERHPRMPTSVTEAYKIISMGLLHGFQELGLRAEMVSLATEEEKAKYSSPGSSACFDSPSWYELVVEGKKVAGSAQTRQKGVILQHGSILLDMDVDLLFSLLRFPSERVKQRMMDSFREKAVTINEVSGAQVGLDQAIDAFFAGFASGLGVELIEQPLTDEELALAEELSRTRYATPEWNFRR, encoded by the coding sequence ATGGAGCAGTGGCGATATGTATTGACGAAGGCGATGTCTCCCGAGATGAACATGGCCGTGGATGAAGCGATTCTCACTTTACATAGTGAAGGAAAAGTGCCGCCGACGGTGCGGTTTTACACCTGGGAGCCGGCGACGCTGTCGATCGGTTACTTCCAAAAGGCGGAGAAAGAGATTGATACAACAGCGGTCAAGCAGCTTGGACTGGGTTTCGTACGGCGGCCAACTGGCGGACGGGCCGTGCTGCACGACCAAGAGTTAACGTACAGCGTCATCGTGTCAGAGCGTCATCCCCGGATGCCGACCAGTGTAACAGAGGCGTACAAGATTATCAGCATGGGACTGCTGCATGGCTTTCAGGAGCTCGGTCTAAGAGCAGAGATGGTGTCCCTTGCGACAGAAGAAGAGAAGGCAAAATACAGCTCACCAGGATCGTCAGCTTGCTTTGACTCGCCTTCCTGGTATGAGCTGGTTGTGGAAGGGAAAAAGGTGGCAGGTAGTGCGCAGACACGACAAAAAGGTGTGATTCTGCAGCATGGGTCCATCCTGCTTGACATGGATGTGGATCTCTTGTTTTCTCTGCTTCGTTTTCCGTCAGAGCGGGTAAAACAGCGGATGATGGACAGCTTTCGAGAAAAGGCAGTTACGATTAACGAAGTAAGCGGAGCCCAGGTTGGCCTGGATCAGGCGATAGATGCCTTTTTCGCAGGGTTTGCCTCCGGTTTAGGCGTGGAGCTAATCGAACAACCGCTCACGGATGAGGAGCTGGCTCTGGCAGAAGAACTGAGCCGCACACGTTATGCCACACCAGAGTGGAACTTTCGTCGCTGA
- the gcvPB gene encoding aminomethyl-transferring glycine dehydrogenase subunit GcvPB: protein MHNNKEKALIFEMSRPGRVGYSLPELDVPEVDVTTLLPQHLLRETPAALPEVSELQLMRHYTELSNRNHGVDSGFYPLGSCTMKYNPKINEDIARLPGFASIHPYQPDETVQGALEMLYNLQQDLAEITGMDAVSLQPAAGAAGEFTGLMMIRAYHESRGEKRTKVIVPNSAHGTNPASANVAGMETVTIPSDERGLVDIEALRAAVGPDTAGLMLTNPNTLGLFEEDIVEMARIVHEVGGLLYYDGANANAILGIARPGDMGFDVVHLNLHKTFTGPHGGGGPGAGPVGVKASLLPFLPAPIVAKDETGRFRLDYDRPQSIGRVKAYYGNFGILLRAYSYISTMGAEGLLQVSQNAVLNANYLMRRLAEAYELPYDCVCKHEFVLSGVRQKKQGVRTLDIAKRLLDFGYHPPTIYFPLIVDECLMIEPTETETKETLDEFAEVMLQIARECEQSPEIVQEAPHTTVVKRLDEATAARKPVLRYQSEGV, encoded by the coding sequence GTGCATAACAACAAGGAAAAAGCACTTATTTTCGAGATGAGTCGGCCCGGGCGGGTTGGATACAGCTTGCCGGAACTGGATGTTCCAGAAGTAGATGTGACGACCCTGCTGCCGCAGCACCTGCTACGGGAAACACCCGCGGCCTTGCCGGAGGTATCAGAGCTGCAGCTGATGCGTCACTATACGGAACTGTCCAACCGCAATCACGGCGTCGACTCCGGTTTTTACCCGCTTGGCTCGTGTACGATGAAATACAATCCAAAAATTAACGAGGATATCGCCCGCTTGCCGGGGTTTGCCTCGATTCACCCCTATCAGCCGGATGAAACCGTACAAGGTGCGCTGGAAATGCTGTACAACCTGCAGCAGGATTTGGCTGAGATTACCGGGATGGATGCGGTGTCACTGCAGCCTGCAGCAGGAGCAGCCGGTGAGTTTACCGGCCTGATGATGATTCGTGCGTATCACGAGAGTCGTGGCGAGAAGCGGACGAAGGTGATTGTACCCAATTCCGCGCACGGTACCAACCCGGCATCGGCCAACGTTGCCGGAATGGAGACGGTGACCATTCCTTCCGATGAACGGGGATTGGTCGACATCGAAGCACTGCGGGCGGCAGTCGGACCTGATACAGCCGGGTTGATGCTGACCAATCCCAACACACTAGGGCTTTTTGAAGAGGATATCGTAGAGATGGCCAGGATCGTGCACGAAGTAGGCGGCTTGCTCTACTACGACGGGGCCAATGCCAACGCGATTCTCGGAATTGCCCGTCCCGGAGATATGGGCTTTGACGTCGTTCACTTGAATCTGCACAAGACCTTTACCGGCCCCCACGGCGGCGGTGGGCCGGGAGCCGGTCCGGTTGGGGTAAAAGCGTCGCTGCTGCCGTTCCTGCCGGCGCCTATTGTGGCGAAAGACGAAACGGGACGCTTCCGGCTTGATTATGACCGCCCACAGTCGATCGGGCGAGTGAAAGCTTACTACGGCAACTTTGGCATTCTGCTGCGTGCCTACTCCTACATCAGCACGATGGGAGCAGAAGGTTTGCTGCAGGTATCGCAAAATGCGGTGCTAAACGCCAACTACTTGATGCGCCGTCTGGCTGAAGCATATGAACTGCCATACGACTGCGTCTGCAAGCACGAGTTCGTCCTCTCCGGCGTTCGACAGAAAAAACAGGGCGTCCGTACCTTGGACATTGCCAAGCGGCTGCTCGACTTTGGCTATCATCCGCCAACGATCTACTTCCCGCTGATCGTGGATGAATGTCTGATGATAGAGCCGACCGAGACGGAGACCAAGGAGACTTTGGATGAGTTTGCCGAGGTTATGCTGCAAATCGCCCGTGAGTGCGAGCAGTCGCCGGAGATCGTCCAGGAGGCGCCGCACACCACGGTAGTAAAGCGGTTGGATGAAGCGACGGCGGCTCGCAAGCCGGTCCTCCGCTACCAATCAGAGGGTGTGTGA
- the gcvPA gene encoding aminomethyl-transferring glycine dehydrogenase subunit GcvPA, whose amino-acid sequence MKYRYLPQTDQDKRQMLEALGVDSIEQLFSDIPQEVRFNRELNISKALSEPELMAQMKKWASKNISFETHACFLGAGVYQHYIPSVVNHVISRSEFYTAYTPYQPEISQGELQAIFEFQTMVCELTGMQVANSSMYDGPTSLAEAAMMAAGHTGKKRVLVSRAVHPEARQILNTYAYGQDVEVVEIGYTGQGVTDLAQLQAELTDQTGAVILQYPNFFGSVEDLAAVERLVHEAGALFIVKANPVSLGVLEAPGKLGADIVVGDMQPFGIHASFGGPHCGYFATTTKLMRKMPGRIVGQTKDEEGKRGFVLTLQAREQHIRREKATSNICSNQALNALAASVALSALGRQGVQEMALMNLQKANYAKQVIGALEGLEIVFQSPTFNEFVVKLPKPAAEVNAALLQAGIIGGYDMGRSYPELSGHMLIAVTELRTKQEIDTLAQQLEVIGRA is encoded by the coding sequence GTGAAGTATCGTTACTTGCCCCAGACCGACCAAGACAAGCGCCAGATGCTGGAAGCACTTGGGGTCGATTCGATTGAACAGTTGTTCTCCGATATCCCGCAAGAGGTTCGTTTTAACCGGGAGCTGAACATTTCCAAAGCGCTGTCTGAACCGGAACTGATGGCACAGATGAAAAAATGGGCCAGCAAAAATATCAGTTTTGAAACGCATGCGTGCTTCCTGGGCGCTGGTGTTTACCAGCACTACATCCCCAGCGTGGTCAACCACGTCATTTCCCGCTCCGAGTTTTATACCGCGTATACCCCGTACCAGCCGGAGATTAGCCAGGGGGAACTACAGGCGATCTTTGAGTTTCAGACGATGGTCTGTGAGCTGACCGGGATGCAGGTGGCCAACTCGTCGATGTACGATGGTCCCACTTCATTGGCGGAAGCGGCCATGATGGCCGCAGGTCACACCGGAAAAAAACGGGTGCTCGTCTCACGTGCGGTCCATCCGGAAGCGCGTCAGATTTTGAACACCTACGCTTACGGTCAGGACGTGGAAGTGGTCGAAATCGGCTATACCGGACAAGGAGTAACCGACCTTGCTCAACTGCAAGCGGAGTTGACGGACCAGACAGGTGCCGTTATCTTGCAATATCCAAACTTTTTTGGCAGCGTGGAGGATCTGGCGGCGGTTGAACGACTGGTGCATGAAGCGGGTGCACTGTTTATCGTGAAGGCCAATCCGGTCAGCCTCGGTGTATTGGAAGCACCGGGCAAACTAGGTGCGGACATCGTCGTCGGCGACATGCAGCCGTTTGGCATTCACGCTTCATTTGGCGGACCACACTGTGGTTACTTTGCTACGACGACCAAGCTGATGCGCAAAATGCCGGGCCGAATCGTCGGTCAGACCAAGGATGAAGAAGGGAAGCGCGGGTTTGTCTTGACCCTGCAGGCGCGTGAACAGCATATCCGCCGGGAAAAAGCGACATCAAACATCTGCTCCAACCAGGCTTTGAACGCGCTGGCTGCTTCTGTGGCCCTCAGTGCGTTAGGCCGTCAGGGGGTGCAGGAGATGGCGTTGATGAACCTGCAAAAAGCCAATTACGCCAAGCAAGTGATTGGAGCATTAGAGGGATTGGAAATAGTCTTTCAGTCTCCCACCTTTAACGAATTCGTGGTCAAACTGCCAAAGCCTGCAGCGGAAGTAAACGCTGCCCTGCTGCAAGCAGGCATCATCGGTGGGTACGACATGGGACGCAGCTATCCGGAATTGTCCGGACATATGCTGATCGCTGTCACCGAGTTGAGGACCAAACAAGAGATTGACACGCTGGCACAGCAATTGGAGGTGATCGGTCGTGCATAA
- the gcvT gene encoding glycine cleavage system aminomethyltransferase GcvT — translation MSDLKRTPLFPVYAQYGAKTIDFGGWEMPVQFTSISQEHEAVRTKAGLFDVSHMGEVEVKGAGALHYLQRLTTNDVSKLVPGQAHYSAMCYPDGGTVDDLLVYKLAEDHYWLVINASNIDKDLDWMKQHLTDQVTVENISSQIALLAIQGPLAETILQRLATIDLSQIGFFRFQQDVSLDGISTLVSRSGYTGEDGFELYVSADQAVSLWDKLMAAGEEEGLTPCGLGARDTLRFEAKLPLYGQELSREITPIEAGIGFAVKPDKEIPCIGCDVLKQQKEQGAPRKLVGIEMIDRGIPRTDYPVYAGDKRIGVVTTGTQSPTLKKNVGLALLDKAYTALDTAVDVEVRGKRLKAKVVATPFYKRSKS, via the coding sequence TTGAGCGACTTGAAACGTACCCCGTTGTTTCCCGTGTATGCCCAGTATGGTGCCAAGACGATCGACTTCGGTGGGTGGGAGATGCCGGTTCAGTTTACGAGCATTTCGCAGGAGCACGAGGCAGTGCGGACCAAGGCAGGATTATTCGACGTCTCCCATATGGGAGAGGTGGAGGTAAAAGGAGCGGGTGCACTCCACTACCTTCAGCGGCTTACGACCAACGATGTGTCCAAACTGGTGCCGGGACAGGCGCATTACAGTGCGATGTGCTACCCGGATGGCGGCACAGTGGATGACCTGCTGGTCTACAAACTTGCCGAAGACCACTATTGGCTCGTGATCAACGCATCCAACATCGATAAGGATCTGGACTGGATGAAGCAGCATCTGACAGATCAGGTGACGGTTGAGAACATCTCCTCCCAGATCGCACTGCTGGCCATTCAGGGACCGCTTGCCGAAACCATTCTCCAACGCCTTGCCACGATAGACCTTTCCCAAATCGGTTTTTTCCGTTTCCAACAGGATGTCTCGCTGGATGGGATCTCCACACTGGTCTCTCGCAGCGGATACACCGGAGAAGACGGTTTTGAATTGTACGTGTCAGCCGATCAGGCTGTATCCCTGTGGGATAAGTTGATGGCTGCGGGGGAAGAAGAGGGGTTGACTCCCTGTGGATTGGGCGCACGGGACACACTCCGGTTCGAAGCGAAGCTGCCGCTGTACGGTCAGGAGCTAAGCAGGGAGATTACGCCGATCGAGGCGGGGATAGGGTTTGCAGTAAAACCGGATAAAGAGATCCCCTGCATCGGGTGTGACGTGCTGAAACAGCAAAAAGAGCAGGGAGCCCCGCGAAAACTGGTCGGGATCGAGATGATCGACCGCGGCATCCCGCGCACGGATTATCCTGTCTATGCCGGTGACAAGAGGATCGGTGTCGTGACCACCGGTACCCAGTCGCCTACGCTGAAAAAGAACGTCGGTCTGGCGCTGCTTGACAAAGCCTATACCGCACTGGATACAGCAGTAGACGTGGAGGTGCGGGGCAAACGACTCAAGGCGAAGGTGGTCGCAACCCCGTTTTACAAGCGCAGCAAATCGTGA